A part of Gallaecimonas xiamenensis 3-C-1 genomic DNA contains:
- a CDS encoding sulfurtransferase TusA family protein: MQHDLRRYRCPMALVQAKIAIGRWPGDAPLVLLLAEKASTEDLCRWLCAQGQPFERHDSPGFFQVCLTPRVPDSAPSQHAQEMQ; the protein is encoded by the coding sequence ATGCAGCACGACTTGCGCCGCTACCGCTGTCCCATGGCCCTGGTCCAGGCCAAGATTGCCATAGGCCGCTGGCCGGGAGATGCCCCCCTGGTGCTGCTGTTGGCCGAAAAGGCCAGTACCGAAGATCTGTGCCGCTGGCTTTGTGCCCAGGGCCAGCCTTTCGAGCGCCACGACAGTCCCGGATTTTTTCAGGTTTGCCTCACCCCCAGGGTGCCAGACTCGGCGCCTTCGCAACATGCTCAGGAGATGCAGTGA
- a CDS encoding AI-2E family transporter, with protein sequence MKALVFDWFRRRFSDPNAITLFLLLVFGILAIYALGNVMAPLLVALVLAYLLEWPVQKLLGLKLSRTWSTVLVMVLFIGLTLVAMLFLVPTLWTQTSNLVKELPTMLDHVRHFVLELPSRYPSLVQPEQIQTLVDESQKTLINWAQAALGATVASLGNVVSIMIYLILVPLLMFFLLKDKDSLLAGFDRFLPRNRKLAQQVWHEMNVQIVNYIRGKVLEILIVGIASYITFAIFGLRYSALLGLAVGLSVLVPYIGAVVVTIPVALVAAVQWGFDSTFIYLMVAYGVIQALDGNVLVPILFSEAVNLHPIFIILAVLFFGGIWGFWGVFFAIPLATLVKAVVNAWPMPPEPEALPEAK encoded by the coding sequence GTGAAAGCATTGGTGTTCGATTGGTTCCGCCGCCGTTTTTCCGACCCTAACGCCATTACCCTCTTTTTACTGCTGGTGTTCGGCATCCTGGCCATCTATGCCCTGGGTAATGTCATGGCCCCCTTGCTGGTGGCCCTGGTGCTGGCCTATCTGCTGGAGTGGCCGGTACAGAAACTGCTGGGATTGAAGCTGTCCCGTACCTGGTCGACAGTGCTGGTGATGGTGCTTTTCATCGGCCTGACCCTGGTGGCGATGCTGTTCCTGGTGCCTACCCTTTGGACCCAGACTTCCAACCTGGTCAAGGAATTGCCGACCATGCTCGACCATGTGCGCCACTTTGTTCTGGAGCTGCCCAGCCGCTACCCCAGCCTGGTGCAGCCCGAGCAGATCCAAACCCTGGTGGACGAGTCCCAGAAAACCCTGATCAACTGGGCCCAGGCCGCCCTGGGGGCGACGGTAGCGTCCCTTGGTAACGTGGTGTCCATCATGATTTACCTGATCTTGGTGCCGCTGTTGATGTTCTTCCTCCTTAAGGATAAAGACAGCCTGCTGGCCGGGTTTGACCGCTTCTTGCCCCGCAACCGCAAGCTGGCTCAGCAGGTCTGGCATGAGATGAACGTGCAGATCGTCAACTACATCAGGGGCAAGGTGCTGGAGATCTTGATTGTCGGCATCGCCAGCTACATCACTTTTGCCATCTTCGGGCTGCGCTACTCGGCGCTGTTGGGACTGGCGGTGGGTTTGTCGGTACTGGTGCCCTACATCGGCGCCGTGGTGGTGACCATACCCGTTGCCCTGGTGGCGGCCGTGCAGTGGGGTTTCGATAGCACCTTTATCTACCTGATGGTGGCCTACGGGGTGATCCAGGCCCTGGACGGCAATGTGCTGGTGCCCATCCTCTTTTCCGAAGCGGTGAACCTGCACCCTATCTTCATTATCTTGGCGGTGCTGTTTTTCGGTGGGATCTGGGGATTTTGGGGGGTGTTCTTTGCCATACCCCTGGCGACCTTGGTCAAGGCTGTGGTCAACGCCTGGCCCATGCCCCCCGAGCCAGAGGCCCTGCCCGAGGCGAAGTGA
- a CDS encoding methyl-accepting chemotaxis protein codes for MPAVSPLESARLHNANRLMLGVMAFYFLFCLYLASWHGQWGQALAFGLPLLAMAAFVRLALGQLPISGPLMAALQMAMVALQIHLAHGLIELHFGVFVTLALLTVYRQIPTLLTGAAVIAVHHLLFCYLQHQGYPVWLFNHMANHWQTVGLHAAYVVVETAVLVLMALQSRQENLQGDVLTEASQAMSLDKGSINLDIQVAPLTPALRGFAQMLGALGAMAKALVTEKDDLGRLNGQLVQKEQDINSQSKAISQALQELAAAIEQMAASASHIADSADQAQAQVGQALAQQQQASLATDQAARASQDMGRQLGTTAGFMDEVNLASAAINKVVDVIAEVADKTNLLALNAAIEAARAGDAGRGFAVVADEVRSLAAQTQQSTGEITNLIKSLQQRVSEAVAAMGHCRSAAQGSEAAAAKVAEQIAASLQALDHSSGHMAQVASATTQQRQVTQEMARGAAHIRSRQERIAEALLELEQLTGLISRQQQAMADQLATLRLPA; via the coding sequence ATGCCTGCTGTTTCCCCTTTGGAATCTGCCCGACTGCATAATGCCAACCGCCTGATGCTGGGCGTGATGGCCTTTTACTTTTTGTTCTGCCTTTACCTGGCCAGTTGGCATGGCCAATGGGGCCAGGCCCTGGCTTTTGGCCTGCCGTTGTTGGCCATGGCCGCCTTCGTGCGCCTGGCCCTGGGCCAGTTGCCCATCTCCGGCCCGCTGATGGCCGCCTTGCAGATGGCCATGGTGGCCCTGCAGATCCATCTGGCCCACGGCCTTATCGAGCTCCACTTCGGGGTCTTCGTGACCCTGGCACTGCTCACCGTCTACCGCCAAATTCCCACCCTGCTGACAGGGGCGGCGGTCATTGCCGTACACCATCTGTTGTTTTGCTACCTGCAACACCAAGGTTACCCGGTCTGGCTGTTCAACCATATGGCCAACCACTGGCAGACAGTGGGCCTGCACGCCGCTTACGTGGTGGTGGAAACGGCGGTGCTGGTGCTGATGGCTCTGCAATCGCGCCAGGAAAACCTGCAAGGGGACGTGCTGACCGAGGCCAGCCAGGCCATGAGTCTGGACAAAGGCAGCATCAACCTGGATATCCAGGTGGCGCCCCTAACCCCAGCCCTCAGGGGCTTTGCCCAGATGCTCGGCGCCCTTGGCGCCATGGCCAAAGCCCTGGTCACCGAGAAAGATGACCTGGGCCGGCTCAATGGCCAGTTGGTGCAAAAGGAACAGGACATCAACAGCCAGAGCAAAGCCATCAGCCAGGCCCTGCAGGAGCTGGCCGCCGCCATTGAGCAAATGGCCGCCTCCGCCAGCCATATCGCCGACAGCGCTGACCAGGCCCAGGCCCAGGTCGGCCAGGCCCTTGCACAGCAACAACAGGCCTCACTGGCCACCGATCAGGCCGCCCGGGCCAGCCAGGACATGGGCCGCCAGTTGGGCACCACGGCCGGCTTTATGGACGAGGTCAACCTGGCCAGCGCCGCCATCAACAAGGTGGTGGACGTGATAGCCGAAGTGGCGGACAAGACCAACCTGCTGGCCCTGAACGCCGCTATCGAAGCGGCCAGGGCCGGGGACGCCGGCCGGGGCTTTGCGGTAGTGGCGGACGAGGTGCGCAGCCTGGCCGCTCAAACCCAGCAGTCCACCGGCGAGATAACCAATCTTATCAAGAGCCTGCAGCAAAGGGTCAGTGAGGCCGTGGCCGCCATGGGCCATTGCCGGTCGGCAGCGCAAGGCAGTGAAGCTGCCGCAGCCAAGGTTGCGGAACAAATCGCTGCCAGCCTGCAGGCCCTGGACCACAGCTCTGGACACATGGCTCAGGTGGCCAGCGCCACCACCCAGCAGCGCCAGGTAACCCAGGAAATGGCCCGTGGCGCCGCCCATATCCGCAGCCGCCAGGAGCGTATCGCCGAGGCACTGCTGGAACTGGAGCAGCTGACCGGCCTTATTAGCCGCCAGCAGCAGGCCATGGCGGATCAGTTGGCCACCCTACGCCTACCGGCCTGA
- a CDS encoding GNAT family N-acetyltransferase: protein MSLIIRPYQSRDARPLAELFYASVHRSALGPYNQAQLDAWAPYPIDYGLWRQKLDLLQPLVAEQDGTLTGFMTLEPSGLIGLAFTHPDFQRQGVAQALYRQLEHRAREQGLTQLTVDASKLAKPFFAKQGFSVTSENQVQRRGKILVNWTMEKAL, encoded by the coding sequence ATGTCACTGATCATCAGGCCTTACCAGAGCCGCGACGCCCGCCCCCTGGCCGAGCTTTTCTACGCCAGCGTGCACCGCTCGGCCCTGGGGCCCTATAACCAGGCTCAGTTGGACGCCTGGGCCCCCTACCCCATCGATTACGGCCTTTGGCGCCAGAAATTGGACCTATTGCAGCCCCTGGTGGCGGAGCAGGACGGGACCCTGACCGGCTTTATGACCCTGGAACCTTCCGGCCTTATCGGCCTTGCCTTTACCCACCCGGACTTTCAGCGCCAAGGGGTGGCCCAGGCCCTTTACCGGCAACTGGAACACAGGGCCAGGGAGCAGGGGCTGACACAGCTGACGGTGGACGCGTCCAAACTGGCCAAACCCTTCTTTGCCAAGCAAGGCTTTTCGGTGACCTCTGAAAACCAGGTGCAACGGCGGGGTAAAATCCTGGTGAACTGGACCATGGAAAAAGCCCTTTGA
- the ltaE gene encoding low-specificity L-threonine aldolase, translating to MIDFRSDTVTQPTDEMRAAMAQAAVGDDVYGDDPTVNALEAFACNKLGFAAGLFTSSGTQANLLALMSHCQRGDEYLCGQQAHNYKYEAGGAAVLGSIQPQPIDNEADGSLDLAKVAAAIKADDFHFARTRLLSLENTIGGKVLSLDYQQQAAALCQEKGLKLHLDGARAFNAAVALGVDIKDITRHYHSVSICLSKGLGAPVGSLLMGDRDFIDRARRLRKMLGGAMRQAGIIAAAAHIALDTMPSRLQEDHDHAGQLAQGLGEIGALKVTATPTNILYAQCQLGREQELKQYLLERGILISAGKPIRLVTHLGISGDDVARLLKAVADFYRCH from the coding sequence ATGATCGATTTTCGCAGTGACACCGTCACCCAGCCCACAGATGAAATGCGTGCCGCCATGGCCCAGGCAGCAGTGGGTGACGACGTTTACGGGGACGACCCCACCGTCAATGCCCTGGAAGCCTTTGCCTGCAACAAGCTGGGGTTTGCAGCCGGTCTTTTTACCAGCTCCGGCACCCAGGCCAACCTGTTGGCGCTGATGAGCCATTGCCAGCGCGGCGACGAATACCTGTGCGGCCAGCAGGCTCACAACTACAAATACGAAGCCGGCGGCGCCGCCGTGCTGGGCAGCATCCAGCCCCAACCCATCGACAACGAAGCGGACGGCAGCCTGGATCTGGCCAAGGTGGCGGCCGCCATCAAGGCCGACGACTTTCACTTCGCCCGCACCAGGCTGTTGTCCCTGGAGAACACCATAGGCGGCAAGGTGCTGAGCCTGGACTACCAGCAGCAGGCCGCCGCCCTCTGCCAGGAAAAGGGCCTCAAGCTGCACCTGGACGGGGCCAGGGCCTTTAACGCCGCCGTGGCCCTGGGGGTGGACATCAAGGACATTACCCGCCATTACCACTCGGTCAGCATCTGCCTGTCCAAAGGCCTGGGAGCGCCGGTGGGTTCGCTGCTGATGGGTGACCGGGACTTTATCGACAGGGCCAGGCGCCTTCGCAAGATGTTGGGTGGCGCCATGCGCCAGGCTGGCATCATCGCCGCTGCGGCCCATATCGCCCTGGACACCATGCCCTCAAGGCTGCAAGAAGACCACGACCATGCCGGCCAACTGGCCCAGGGCCTTGGGGAGATTGGCGCCCTCAAGGTAACCGCCACCCCCACCAATATCCTCTACGCCCAGTGCCAACTGGGCCGGGAGCAGGAGCTTAAGCAGTACTTGCTGGAGCGCGGCATCCTTATCAGCGCCGGCAAACCCATCAGGCTGGTAACCCACCTGGGTATCAGCGGGGACGACGTGGCCCGCTTGCTCAAGGCGGTGGCGGACTTTTACCGATGTCACTGA
- a CDS encoding ABC transporter ATP-binding protein — MFGWFERRLEPLPKDEPQVPPRTLVAFCLHYTKGAWRYLLLAALMMALVAITEVWLFGFMGNIVDWLSGMSRDTFIEEQGPVLVAMALVVLVALPAFVGLHSLINFQTLIGNFPMRIRWQVHRYLLKQSMAFYQDEFAGRVATKMMQTALAVRECVMKLMDVLNYVAVYFIGTLVIVGAADWRLVIPLALWLGCYMLMLRFFVPRLAKVSAVQADARSVMTGRIVDSYTNIQTVKLFSHARREADYAEEGMRGFMNTVYAQMRLVTKLNVSLYVLNALLLFSVAALALWLWLEASISVGAVAVALGLVLRLWGMSQWIMWEVSALFENIGTVQDGIGSISVPRLVEDKADAEPLDVSQGGIQFQDIRFHYGKESGVIDHLSLNIQPGEKVGLVGRSGAGKSTLVNLLLRFYDLEGGKICIDGQDIAAVTQDSLRAQIGMVTQDTSLLHRSVRDNILYGRPDADEAMMREAANKAEADGFIEELSDAKGRSGFDAHVGERGVKLSGGQRQRIAIARVMLKDAPILILDEATSALDSEVEAAIQENLYRLMAGKTVIAIAHRLSTIAAMDKLVVMDKGAIVEVGSHDELLAKGGIYAQLWQRQSGGFLGDEDELARA; from the coding sequence ATGTTCGGCTGGTTTGAAAGACGATTGGAGCCCTTGCCCAAGGACGAACCCCAGGTGCCGCCCCGCACCCTGGTGGCCTTTTGCCTGCACTACACCAAGGGCGCTTGGCGCTATCTGTTGCTGGCGGCACTGATGATGGCCCTGGTGGCCATTACTGAGGTCTGGCTATTCGGCTTTATGGGCAACATTGTCGACTGGCTGTCGGGTATGAGCCGCGACACCTTTATCGAGGAGCAGGGCCCAGTGCTGGTGGCCATGGCCTTGGTGGTGCTGGTGGCGCTGCCGGCCTTTGTGGGCCTGCATTCGCTGATCAACTTCCAGACCCTTATCGGCAACTTCCCCATGCGCATTCGCTGGCAGGTTCACCGTTACCTGCTCAAGCAGTCCATGGCCTTCTACCAGGACGAGTTTGCCGGCCGGGTGGCCACCAAGATGATGCAGACCGCCCTGGCGGTGCGCGAATGCGTGATGAAGCTGATGGACGTACTGAACTACGTGGCCGTCTATTTCATCGGTACCCTGGTGATCGTCGGCGCCGCCGACTGGCGCCTGGTGATCCCCCTGGCCCTGTGGCTGGGCTGCTACATGCTGATGCTGCGCTTTTTCGTGCCGCGTCTGGCCAAGGTGTCGGCGGTCCAGGCCGACGCCCGTTCGGTGATGACAGGGCGCATCGTCGACAGCTACACCAATATCCAGACCGTCAAGTTGTTCTCCCACGCCCGCCGCGAGGCCGATTACGCCGAAGAAGGGATGCGCGGCTTTATGAACACCGTCTACGCCCAGATGCGGCTGGTGACCAAGCTCAACGTCAGCCTCTATGTGCTCAACGCCCTGCTGCTGTTCTCGGTGGCGGCCCTGGCTCTGTGGCTGTGGCTGGAAGCGTCCATTTCCGTTGGCGCCGTGGCGGTGGCCCTGGGCCTGGTGCTGCGTCTGTGGGGCATGTCCCAGTGGATCATGTGGGAAGTGTCGGCGCTCTTTGAAAACATCGGCACGGTGCAGGACGGTATCGGCTCCATTTCGGTGCCAAGGCTGGTGGAAGACAAGGCCGATGCCGAGCCTCTGGACGTCAGTCAGGGCGGTATCCAGTTCCAGGACATCCGTTTTCACTATGGTAAGGAAAGCGGCGTCATCGACCATTTGAGCCTTAACATCCAGCCTGGTGAAAAGGTGGGCCTGGTGGGGCGCTCCGGGGCCGGCAAGTCCACCCTGGTCAACCTCTTGCTGCGTTTTTATGACCTGGAAGGGGGCAAAATCTGCATCGACGGCCAGGACATTGCCGCCGTCACCCAGGACAGCCTGCGGGCCCAGATCGGCATGGTCACCCAGGACACCTCGCTGCTGCATCGCTCGGTGCGGGACAACATCCTCTATGGTCGCCCCGACGCCGACGAGGCCATGATGCGGGAAGCGGCCAACAAGGCCGAGGCGGACGGCTTTATTGAAGAGTTGTCCGACGCCAAGGGCCGCAGCGGCTTTGACGCCCATGTGGGCGAGCGGGGGGTCAAGCTGTCCGGTGGCCAGCGCCAGCGTATCGCCATCGCCCGGGTGATGCTCAAGGACGCCCCCATCCTGATCCTCGACGAGGCCACCTCGGCCCTGGACTCGGAAGTGGAAGCGGCCATCCAGGAAAATCTCTATCGCCTGATGGCCGGTAAGACGGTGATCGCCATAGCCCACCGCCTGTCCACCATTGCCGCCATGGACAAACTGGTGGTGATGGACAAGGGCGCCATAGTGGAGGTGGGCAGCCACGACGAGCTGCTGGCCAAGGGGGGCATTTACGCCCAGCTCTGGCAGCGCCAGTCCGGCGGCTTCCTCGGCGACGAGGACGAACTGGCAAGGGCATGA
- a CDS encoding DUF2780 domain-containing protein, with product MKTLLIATALAVTALPSQAIDLGKLGSAIKSQTQPQTEGGLMDTLVSTLGVSQDQAQGGTGALLAMAKDNMSGNDFGKLAELFPSLDQLLAAAPDLGENAAQSTGSQGGLLGKADALLGGDGGDGNPSLDALGSAFESLGMEPGMVQQFLPPLLNYVQSEGGTALMQSLKTALMGA from the coding sequence ATGAAGACCCTGCTTATCGCCACCGCCCTGGCCGTTACCGCCCTTCCGTCCCAGGCCATCGACCTTGGCAAACTGGGCAGCGCTATTAAAAGCCAAACCCAGCCGCAAACCGAAGGCGGCCTGATGGACACCCTGGTATCCACCCTTGGGGTCAGCCAGGACCAGGCCCAAGGCGGCACCGGGGCCCTGCTGGCCATGGCCAAGGACAACATGAGCGGCAACGACTTTGGCAAGTTGGCCGAGCTGTTCCCAAGCCTCGACCAACTGCTGGCCGCCGCCCCGGACCTTGGGGAAAATGCAGCTCAGTCCACCGGCAGCCAGGGCGGACTCTTGGGCAAAGCCGACGCCCTGCTGGGCGGTGATGGCGGCGACGGCAACCCCAGCCTGGACGCCTTGGGCAGCGCCTTTGAGTCCTTGGGCATGGAACCGGGCATGGTCCAACAGTTCCTGCCGCCGCTGCTAAATTATGTGCAGTCCGAAGGGGGCACGGCCCTGATGCAGAGCCTGAAAACCGCCCTGATGGGCGCCTAA
- the bcp gene encoding thioredoxin-dependent thiol peroxidase codes for MKPLNAGDKAPAFTLADQDGNTVKLSDFAGQQVLVYFYPKASTPGCTVQACGLRDSLGELKAKGVAVLGISPDPAKRLKNFEQKQELNFPLLADEDHQVAEAFGVWGLKKFMGREFDGIHRLSFLIGSDGTVRHRFDKFKTSDHHQVVLDWLASNG; via the coding sequence ATCAAACCGCTCAATGCCGGCGACAAGGCCCCTGCCTTTACCCTGGCCGACCAGGACGGGAACACCGTCAAGCTCAGTGATTTCGCGGGCCAGCAGGTGCTGGTTTATTTCTACCCCAAGGCCAGCACCCCCGGCTGCACCGTCCAGGCCTGTGGCCTGCGCGACAGCCTGGGCGAGCTTAAGGCCAAGGGCGTGGCGGTGCTGGGCATCAGCCCAGACCCGGCCAAACGCCTGAAAAACTTCGAGCAAAAGCAGGAGCTGAACTTTCCGCTGCTGGCCGACGAGGACCACCAGGTGGCCGAGGCCTTCGGGGTTTGGGGCCTGAAAAAATTCATGGGCCGTGAATTCGACGGCATCCACCGCCTGAGCTTTTTGATTGGCAGCGACGGCACAGTCCGCCACCGCTTCGACAAGTTCAAAACCAGCGACCACCACCAGGTGGTGTTGGACTGGCTGGCCAGCAACGGCTGA
- a CDS encoding glycine cleavage system protein R: protein MSQFLVVTAVGEDRPGIVNELVKLASACHCNIVDSRMAILGNEFTLIMLISGDWNAVARLESQMPMLARDHNLLTMMKRTGHHEAANYAHRLELQAVTPDRPGVISQVTQFLAERQVNISALSASTEDDQLHLAIRINLPDGTDLGEFETALAPLCNAAALDVKLSHLTPLTEIRHKE from the coding sequence ATGAGCCAATTTTTGGTGGTCACCGCCGTCGGTGAAGACAGGCCGGGCATCGTCAACGAGCTGGTCAAGTTGGCCAGTGCCTGCCACTGCAACATCGTCGACAGCCGCATGGCCATCCTGGGCAACGAGTTTACCCTGATCATGCTGATCAGTGGTGACTGGAATGCGGTGGCCCGCTTGGAAAGCCAGATGCCGATGCTGGCGCGGGATCATAACCTGCTGACCATGATGAAACGCACCGGCCACCACGAAGCCGCCAACTACGCCCACCGCTTGGAACTGCAAGCCGTCACCCCGGACCGCCCCGGGGTGATCTCCCAGGTGACCCAGTTCCTGGCCGAACGCCAGGTCAACATCTCGGCCCTGTCGGCCAGCACCGAAGATGACCAATTACACCTGGCCATCCGTATCAACCTGCCGGACGGCACCGACCTTGGGGAATTTGAGACCGCCCTCGCCCCCCTGTGCAACGCCGCCGCCCTGGATGTGAAACTTTCCCATCTGACCCCCCTGACCGAAATTCGTCATAAGGAGTGA
- the dapA gene encoding 4-hydroxy-tetrahydrodipicolinate synthase, with translation MFTGSIVALVTPMTSEGAVDFDALKALVEWHISEGTQGIVAMGTTGESATLDTDEHIAVVKAVCEAAGGRIKVIAGNGGSATHKVVALTKELDALPIDGFLTATPAYNKPTQQGLVAHFEAVAAATAKPILLYNVPGRTAVDMKPQTVATLSELPNIVGIKEATGDLARLADLQALVADDFVLLSGDDATCRAFMLAGGHGIISVTVNVAPKAMRNLCDLALAGKGAEALAQDLKIQGLHRSLFVEANPTPAKWALKRLGLLKTDTLRLPLVPLTAAGQASVEADLKKAGLL, from the coding sequence ATGTTCACCGGCAGCATCGTCGCCCTCGTCACCCCCATGACCAGTGAAGGCGCAGTGGATTTTGACGCCCTCAAGGCACTGGTTGAGTGGCATATCAGTGAAGGGACGCAAGGGATTGTTGCCATGGGTACCACGGGTGAGTCCGCCACCCTGGATACCGACGAACATATTGCCGTGGTCAAGGCCGTCTGTGAGGCCGCCGGCGGCCGCATCAAGGTGATCGCCGGCAACGGTGGCAGCGCTACCCACAAGGTGGTAGCCCTGACCAAAGAGCTGGACGCCTTGCCCATCGACGGTTTCCTGACCGCCACCCCAGCCTACAACAAGCCCACCCAGCAAGGCCTTGTGGCCCATTTTGAGGCCGTGGCTGCCGCCACCGCCAAGCCCATACTACTTTATAACGTGCCCGGCCGTACCGCCGTGGACATGAAACCGCAAACCGTGGCCACCTTGAGTGAACTTCCCAACATAGTGGGTATCAAAGAGGCCACCGGTGACCTGGCAAGGCTGGCAGATCTGCAAGCCCTTGTGGCGGATGACTTTGTGCTGTTGTCCGGGGATGATGCTACCTGCCGCGCCTTTATGCTGGCTGGCGGCCACGGCATTATCAGCGTTACAGTCAACGTGGCGCCCAAGGCCATGCGCAACCTTTGCGACTTGGCCCTGGCCGGCAAAGGTGCAGAGGCCCTGGCCCAGGACCTGAAGATCCAGGGGCTGCACAGGTCCCTGTTTGTAGAAGCCAACCCGACACCGGCCAAGTGGGCGCTCAAGCGCCTGGGGCTGTTGAAAACCGACACTTTACGTTTGCCGCTTGTGCCCCTGACCGCAGCCGGCCAAGCGAGCGTTGAGGCCGACCTGAAAAAAGCCGGCCTTCTTTGA
- the bamC gene encoding outer membrane protein assembly factor BamC, whose translation MTITKTTLALAVIALAGCSSTMERRQADGSFAYAQLETEPTLKAPANLHAPKGDGRFDIPPAKAQGPVGKELDIRAPRLVLTLVDGSRLEESESGSKVQIDARDGVGDVVSIVQQRLDQWLAARNIPVQKRGSTQIETGWFVPADSETMMASADDFPVKRRFAISVKAPEHKRTAEVSIKSLGAEKTSSDDEETIIGEGERAAVAVLNDWLAYYASKDEVSARDQLLAKFRPVAVTLRQEEGDQTAFVLGADFERAWNRLPMVLEHLGFEVKDIDKSLGTLFVSYKGSPDSSFWSGLFGGDDKELTLEHGKYQIQLGELGDNTSMTLTDDDGQPLPTAKYTEMYNQFAELMRDGDLKELKK comes from the coding sequence ATGACCATAACTAAAACGACCCTGGCGCTGGCCGTCATTGCCCTGGCCGGGTGCTCTTCGACCATGGAACGTCGCCAGGCGGACGGCAGTTTTGCCTACGCCCAATTGGAAACCGAGCCGACCCTCAAAGCGCCGGCCAATCTCCATGCCCCCAAAGGGGATGGCCGTTTTGACATACCGCCGGCCAAGGCCCAAGGTCCGGTGGGCAAGGAGCTGGACATCCGCGCCCCGCGCCTGGTGCTGACCCTGGTGGACGGCTCCCGCCTGGAAGAGAGCGAGTCCGGCTCCAAGGTGCAAATCGACGCCCGTGACGGTGTGGGTGACGTGGTGTCCATCGTCCAGCAGCGCCTGGACCAGTGGCTGGCCGCCCGCAATATCCCGGTCCAAAAACGCGGCAGCACCCAGATTGAAACCGGTTGGTTCGTGCCGGCCGACAGCGAAACCATGATGGCCAGCGCCGACGACTTCCCGGTCAAGCGCCGCTTTGCCATCAGCGTCAAGGCTCCCGAGCACAAGCGCACCGCCGAGGTCAGCATCAAGAGCCTGGGGGCTGAGAAGACCTCCAGCGACGACGAAGAGACCATCATAGGGGAAGGGGAACGCGCCGCCGTGGCGGTCCTGAACGACTGGCTGGCTTACTATGCCAGTAAGGACGAGGTCAGCGCTCGCGACCAGCTTCTCGCCAAGTTCCGCCCCGTGGCCGTTACCCTGCGTCAGGAAGAGGGCGACCAGACCGCCTTTGTTCTGGGTGCCGATTTTGAGCGGGCCTGGAACCGCCTGCCCATGGTCCTCGAGCACCTGGGCTTTGAGGTCAAGGACATCGACAAGTCCCTGGGTACTCTCTTTGTCAGCTATAAGGGCAGCCCGGACAGCTCTTTCTGGAGTGGCCTCTTTGGTGGCGACGACAAGGAACTGACCCTGGAGCACGGTAAATACCAGATCCAGCTTGGGGAACTGGGGGACAACACCTCCATGACCCTGACCGACGATGATGGCCAGCCGCTGCCCACCGCCAAGTACACCGAAATGTACAATCAGTTCGCCGAACTGATGCGCGATGGCGATCTGAAAGAACTCAAGAAATAG
- the purC gene encoding phosphoribosylaminoimidazolesuccinocarboxamide synthase, whose amino-acid sequence MEKRQELYRGKAKSVYTTDNPDYLVLHFRNDTSAFDGERIEQLARKGMVNNKFNHFIMNKLEAAGIPTQIEKLLGDDEVLVKKLDMIPVECVIRNYAAGSLVRRLGVEEGKKLEPQTFELFLKNDALHDPMVNDSLCAAFGWATEAQLARMKELTYQVNQVLSKLFDDAGMLLVDFKLEFGLFKGEIVLGDEFSPDGCRIWDKDTKKKLDKDRFRQGLGGVVEAYEEVAARLGLDLG is encoded by the coding sequence ATGGAAAAACGCCAAGAGCTTTACCGTGGCAAAGCCAAATCTGTTTACACCACGGACAATCCTGACTACCTTGTCCTGCATTTTCGCAATGACACGTCCGCCTTCGACGGCGAGAGGATCGAGCAGCTGGCGCGCAAGGGCATGGTGAACAACAAGTTCAACCACTTCATCATGAACAAGCTGGAAGCGGCCGGCATTCCCACCCAGATCGAAAAACTGCTGGGTGACGACGAAGTGCTGGTGAAGAAACTGGACATGATCCCGGTGGAATGTGTGATCCGCAACTACGCAGCCGGCTCCCTGGTGCGTCGCCTGGGCGTGGAAGAGGGCAAGAAGCTCGAGCCCCAGACCTTCGAATTGTTCCTGAAAAACGACGCCCTCCATGACCCCATGGTCAACGACAGCCTCTGCGCCGCCTTTGGCTGGGCCACCGAAGCCCAGTTGGCCCGCATGAAAGAGCTGACCTACCAGGTCAACCAGGTGCTGTCCAAGCTGTTCGATGACGCCGGCATGCTGCTGGTGGATTTCAAGCTCGAATTCGGCCTATTCAAGGGCGAGATCGTGCTGGGTGACGAGTTCAGCCCAGACGGCTGCCGTATCTGGGACAAAGACACCAAGAAGAAGCTGGATAAAGACCGGTTCCGCCAAGGCCTAGGTGGCGTGGTGGAAGCCTACGAAGAGGTGGCTGCCCGCCTGGGCCTGGATCTGGGCTAA